One Lucilia cuprina isolate Lc7/37 chromosome 4, ASM2204524v1, whole genome shotgun sequence DNA segment encodes these proteins:
- the LOC124419272 gene encoding uncharacterized protein LOC124419272 has translation MNSQEFKKVICRICLDESVVLDWNDSINDYSDITYKDCYYKYTQLEWLASDSFSPMLCQTCANGLQNFHALILKALESYKYFQESAANINTQIVNNSCTNIETDIKYTPTEFETVLVHKLEVEPVIEDHFVYDNSDEEFKVKPTKTKVGRRSKRCISLKHNHEKCNKMSDEPMEKDKIADNSNDNLQDLQQVKTRNKTFAKRKTKKQVEVKENNTKKSNDNTSSFSQYWIFPK, from the exons atgaattccCAGGAATTTAAGAAAGTTATATGTCGAATTTGTTTAGATGAGTCGGTAGTATTAGATTGGAACGATAGTATAAATGATTATAGCGATATAACATACAAAGATTGCTATTATAAATATACACAATTGGAATGGCTTG CCTCCGACAGCTTTTCACCCATGTTATGTCAAACATGTGCAAATGGTTTACAAAATTTCCATGCTCTAATTTTAAAAGCATTAGAAtcgtataaatattttcaagaatCTGCAGCAAACATCAACACACAAATTGTCAATAATAGTTGCACAAATATTGAAACTGATATAAAATATACACCAACAGAATTTGAAACAGTACTGGTGCATAAATTAGAAGTAGAACCTGTAATAGAAGATCATTTTGTGTATGACAACTCAGATGAAGAGTTTAAGGTTAAACCGACAAAAACTAAAGTTGGTAGGCGATCTAAACGTTGTATATCTTTAAAGCACAATCatgaaaaatgtaacaaaatgtCAGATGAACCTATGGAAAAAGATAAAATAGCGGATAATTCTAATGATAATTTGCAGGACTTACAACAAGTAAAAACTCGTAATAAAACGTttgctaaaagaaaaacaaaaaaacaagtagaagTTAAGGAGAATAATACAAAGAAATCGaacgacaacacctcctcttt TTCGCAATATTGGATTTTTCCGAAATAA